In a single window of the Chaetodon trifascialis isolate fChaTrf1 chromosome 19, fChaTrf1.hap1, whole genome shotgun sequence genome:
- the myct1a gene encoding myc target protein 1 homolog yields the protein MAENNTNLFLEILQSFDAVPLIIAFCVSMAVGLVLGALVYVLLTWMSRRRAGSASITRRPPRQSRTSSRNRPGFIRNSSYDRRSNNSLVSAAFSFHRQTSSPDHLDPLGHKSSFRASTFHPLLQCSQIAREAEEGSQTTLPRTPTLTMSTGSSQTAAQPAATQPRPESFWGNNGLRGLHATQTPPPAYESIIRAYQETRT from the exons ATGGCTGAGAACAACACAAATCTCTTTCTGGAAATACTTCAGTCTTTTGACGCTG TCCCTCTGATCATAGCCTTCTGTGTGTCCATGGCGGTGGGCTTGGTCTTAGGGGCTCTGGTTTACGTGTTGTTGACCTGGATGTCCCGGCGTAGAGCAGGCTCTGCCAGCATCACCCGCCGCCCTCCTCGCCAATCACGCACGTCTTCCCGCAACCGTCCAGGCTTTATCCGCAACAGCAGCTACGACCGGCGCAGCAACAACAGTTTAGTGAGCGCTGCTTTCAGCTTCCACCGCCAGACTTCATCCCCAGATCACCTTGACCCACTGGGCCACAAATCCAGTTTCAGGGCCTCCACCTtccaccctctcctccagtGCAGCCAAATTgcgagggaggcagaggaagggagCCAGACCACACTGCCTCGTACACCGACTCTGACCATGTCGACCGGATCATCTCAAACAGCAGCCCAACCAGCTGCCACCCAACCCAGACCCGAGTCATTTTGGGGGAATAATGGCCTGAGGGGACTCCACGCTACACAGACCCCACCTCCAGCTTATGAGAGCATCATTAGAGCTTATCAGGAAACACgcacctga
- the serac1 gene encoding protein SERAC1 isoform X1: MSVAALRLIRCRRLSTAGPPGVKKVLQWKDLRKFAKVIGAVVLGGCLFITYEVEALDKAVTIDTRAILKEKYKSYIYLKATPSDEKENLAAGLTHKARRELHKAARRFLEVSSKILLQSLDAAKLMTQVLKPQEHFSHVDADPHEVALWVLLKRTQSANKAIRLQAVQELAQNHHWHDYQYQTAAQVIDQRTAVGLARTPQVDLRFFLRAPALPDLDDGLSAEDGLRQLLGSLPQSEVDKCVQYFTSLALRESTQSLAAQRGGLWCFGGDGLPYAQSLTSVPSEKVESFCLQALVQHSKVQSHCDHIVANGGLQLLQRVYQLRRDSLKIQRNIVRIIGNLALNESIHQAIAQSGWVSVLAEMIQSPHVMQASHAARALANLDREAVEEKYPDGVYILHPQTRGNQPIKADVLFIHGILGAAFKTWRQKDRVMSEEARGAESTDDYTECWPKSWLAADCPNLRVLSVEYDSHLSDWMAKCPAENQRKSLAYRSRELLKKLKLAGVGERPVVWVAHSMGGLLVKKMLLDAAEDPDMHGLLENTKGIMFYSVPHHGTFMAEYSVNVRYLLFPSIEVRELCKDSPALRNLNENFLNMAKEKEIKVLSFAETLPTNIGPMIKILVVPTQSANLGIGELIEVDVDHLNICKPEKKDSFLYKRSLQFIQEALQNYISH; the protein is encoded by the exons ATGTCTGTTGCGGCCCTACGTTTGATCCGCTGTCGGAGGCTAAGCACAGCTGGGCCGCCTGGAGTGAAAAAGGTGCTTCAGTGGAAAGATTTAA GGAAGTTTGCTAAAGTAATTGGTGCAGTTGTCTTGGG GGGCTGTCTTTTTATCACTTATGAAGTGGAGGCCTTGGACAAGGCTGTGACCATTGACACTCGTGCAATTCTTAAGGAGAAGTACAAGTCTTACATCTATCTGAAAGCCACTCCCTCAGATGAGAAGGAAAACCTTGCTGCAG ggctcacacacaaagcaaggaGGGAACTTCATAAAGCAGCAAGGCGGTTTCTGGAAGTATCTTCCAAGATTTTGCTGCAATCACTAGATG CTGCCAAATTGATGACCCAAGTTTTGAAGCCACAAG AGCACTTTAGCCATGTCGATGCGGACCCACATGAGGTGGCATTATGGGTCTTACTAAAGAGGACACAGTCAGCCAATAAAGCCATCAGACTACAGGCTGTGCAGGAGCTTGCACAAAATCACCACTGGCATG ACTACCAGTACCAGACAGCTGCCCAGGTTATAGACCAGCGAACAGCAGTGGGCCTCGCCCGGACTCCTCAGGTAGACCTTCGATTCTTCCTGCGCGCACCTGCACTGCCTGACCTGGACGAT GGTTTGTCAGCAGAGGATGGACTGAGGCAGCTGCTGGGGTCTCTGCCTCAGTCTGAGGTGGACAAATGTGTTCAGTACTTCACATCACTGGCCCTCAGAGAGAGCACCCAGTCCTTGGCAGCACAACGG GGTGGTCTGTGGTGTTTTGGTGGTGATGGGCTACCTTACGCCCAGAGCCTCACTTCTGTTCCCTCTGAGAAGGTGGAATCCTTCTGCCTACAGGCACTGGTACAGCACTCAAAG GTCCAGAGCCATTGTGACCACATAGTTGCCAACGGggggctgcagctcctccagaggGTTTATCAGCTCCGCAGAGACTCCCTGAAGATTCAGAGGAACATTGTTCGTATCATAGGAAATTTGGCACTCAATGAGAGCATTCACCAGGCCATAGCCCAGTCTG GCTGGGTATCTGTCCTGGCTGAGATGATTCAGTCTCCTCATGTCATGCAGGCGTCTCATGCAGCCCGTGCTCTAGCCAACCTGGACAGGGAGGCAGTGGAAGAGAAATACCCAGACGGCGTCTATATCCTCCACCCACAAACACGTGGCAA CCAGCCAATCAAGGCAGACGTACTCTTCATCCATGGGATTCTTGGGGCTGCTTTTAAAACGTGGAGACAGAAGGACCGGGTGATGTCAGAGGAAGCAAGGGGGGCAGAAAGCACAGACGACTACACAGAGTGCTGGCCAAAG TCATGGTTGGCTGCTGACTGTCCAAATCTGAGAGTGCTATCAGTGGAGTATGACAGTCACCTCAGTGATTGGATGGCCAAGTGTCCTGCTGAGAATCAGAG GAAATCCTTGGCCTACAGAAGTCGAGAGCTGCTAAAGAAGTTAAAGCTGGCAGGAGTTGGAGAGAGGCCTGTGGTCTGGGTAGCCCACAGTATGGGAG GATTGCTTGTGAAGAAAATGCTGCTGGATGCCGCAGAGGACCCAGATATGCATGGACTGTTAGAGAACACCAAGGGCATTATGTTCTATAGTGTTCCTCACCATGGCACCTTTATGGCAGAGTACTCTGTCAATGTCAGAtatctcctctttccctctatAGAAGTCAGAGAACTTTGTAAAG ACTCACCAGCACTGCGAAACCTGAATGAGAACTTTCTGAACATGGCcaaagaaaaggaaatcaaGGTGCTGAGCTTTGCAGAGACACTGCCAACTAACATTGGTCCCATGATCAAGATACTGGTGGTACCAACACAGTCAGCAA ATCTTGGCATCGGGGAGCTCATTGAGGTGGATGTAGATCATCTCAACATCTGCAAGCCAGAGAAGAAGGACTCATTTCTTTACAAGCGCAGTCTCCAGTTCATCCAGGAAGCACTGCAGAACTACATCAgtcactga
- the serac1 gene encoding protein SERAC1 isoform X2, which yields MSVAALRLIRCRRLSTAGPPGVKKVLQWKDLTYRLHLYRGCLFITYEVEALDKAVTIDTRAILKEKYKSYIYLKATPSDEKENLAAGLTHKARRELHKAARRFLEVSSKILLQSLDAAKLMTQVLKPQEHFSHVDADPHEVALWVLLKRTQSANKAIRLQAVQELAQNHHWHDYQYQTAAQVIDQRTAVGLARTPQVDLRFFLRAPALPDLDDGLSAEDGLRQLLGSLPQSEVDKCVQYFTSLALRESTQSLAAQRGGLWCFGGDGLPYAQSLTSVPSEKVESFCLQALVQHSKVQSHCDHIVANGGLQLLQRVYQLRRDSLKIQRNIVRIIGNLALNESIHQAIAQSGWVSVLAEMIQSPHVMQASHAARALANLDREAVEEKYPDGVYILHPQTRGNQPIKADVLFIHGILGAAFKTWRQKDRVMSEEARGAESTDDYTECWPKSWLAADCPNLRVLSVEYDSHLSDWMAKCPAENQRKSLAYRSRELLKKLKLAGVGERPVVWVAHSMGGLLVKKMLLDAAEDPDMHGLLENTKGIMFYSVPHHGTFMAEYSVNVRYLLFPSIEVRELCKDSPALRNLNENFLNMAKEKEIKVLSFAETLPTNIGPMIKILVVPTQSANLGIGELIEVDVDHLNICKPEKKDSFLYKRSLQFIQEALQNYISH from the exons ATGTCTGTTGCGGCCCTACGTTTGATCCGCTGTCGGAGGCTAAGCACAGCTGGGCCGCCTGGAGTGAAAAAGGTGCTTCAGTGGAAAGATTTAA CTTATCGATTACATTTGTATAGGGGCTGTCTTTTTATCACTTATGAAGTGGAGGCCTTGGACAAGGCTGTGACCATTGACACTCGTGCAATTCTTAAGGAGAAGTACAAGTCTTACATCTATCTGAAAGCCACTCCCTCAGATGAGAAGGAAAACCTTGCTGCAG ggctcacacacaaagcaaggaGGGAACTTCATAAAGCAGCAAGGCGGTTTCTGGAAGTATCTTCCAAGATTTTGCTGCAATCACTAGATG CTGCCAAATTGATGACCCAAGTTTTGAAGCCACAAG AGCACTTTAGCCATGTCGATGCGGACCCACATGAGGTGGCATTATGGGTCTTACTAAAGAGGACACAGTCAGCCAATAAAGCCATCAGACTACAGGCTGTGCAGGAGCTTGCACAAAATCACCACTGGCATG ACTACCAGTACCAGACAGCTGCCCAGGTTATAGACCAGCGAACAGCAGTGGGCCTCGCCCGGACTCCTCAGGTAGACCTTCGATTCTTCCTGCGCGCACCTGCACTGCCTGACCTGGACGAT GGTTTGTCAGCAGAGGATGGACTGAGGCAGCTGCTGGGGTCTCTGCCTCAGTCTGAGGTGGACAAATGTGTTCAGTACTTCACATCACTGGCCCTCAGAGAGAGCACCCAGTCCTTGGCAGCACAACGG GGTGGTCTGTGGTGTTTTGGTGGTGATGGGCTACCTTACGCCCAGAGCCTCACTTCTGTTCCCTCTGAGAAGGTGGAATCCTTCTGCCTACAGGCACTGGTACAGCACTCAAAG GTCCAGAGCCATTGTGACCACATAGTTGCCAACGGggggctgcagctcctccagaggGTTTATCAGCTCCGCAGAGACTCCCTGAAGATTCAGAGGAACATTGTTCGTATCATAGGAAATTTGGCACTCAATGAGAGCATTCACCAGGCCATAGCCCAGTCTG GCTGGGTATCTGTCCTGGCTGAGATGATTCAGTCTCCTCATGTCATGCAGGCGTCTCATGCAGCCCGTGCTCTAGCCAACCTGGACAGGGAGGCAGTGGAAGAGAAATACCCAGACGGCGTCTATATCCTCCACCCACAAACACGTGGCAA CCAGCCAATCAAGGCAGACGTACTCTTCATCCATGGGATTCTTGGGGCTGCTTTTAAAACGTGGAGACAGAAGGACCGGGTGATGTCAGAGGAAGCAAGGGGGGCAGAAAGCACAGACGACTACACAGAGTGCTGGCCAAAG TCATGGTTGGCTGCTGACTGTCCAAATCTGAGAGTGCTATCAGTGGAGTATGACAGTCACCTCAGTGATTGGATGGCCAAGTGTCCTGCTGAGAATCAGAG GAAATCCTTGGCCTACAGAAGTCGAGAGCTGCTAAAGAAGTTAAAGCTGGCAGGAGTTGGAGAGAGGCCTGTGGTCTGGGTAGCCCACAGTATGGGAG GATTGCTTGTGAAGAAAATGCTGCTGGATGCCGCAGAGGACCCAGATATGCATGGACTGTTAGAGAACACCAAGGGCATTATGTTCTATAGTGTTCCTCACCATGGCACCTTTATGGCAGAGTACTCTGTCAATGTCAGAtatctcctctttccctctatAGAAGTCAGAGAACTTTGTAAAG ACTCACCAGCACTGCGAAACCTGAATGAGAACTTTCTGAACATGGCcaaagaaaaggaaatcaaGGTGCTGAGCTTTGCAGAGACACTGCCAACTAACATTGGTCCCATGATCAAGATACTGGTGGTACCAACACAGTCAGCAA ATCTTGGCATCGGGGAGCTCATTGAGGTGGATGTAGATCATCTCAACATCTGCAAGCCAGAGAAGAAGGACTCATTTCTTTACAAGCGCAGTCTCCAGTTCATCCAGGAAGCACTGCAGAACTACATCAgtcactga
- the serac1 gene encoding protein SERAC1 isoform X3, which produces MSVAALRLIRCRRLSTAGPPGVKKVLQWKDLRKFAKVIGAVVLGGCLFITYEVEALDKAVTIDTRAILKEKYKSYIYLKATPSDEKENLAAGLTHKARRELHKAARRFLEVSSKILLQSLDEHFSHVDADPHEVALWVLLKRTQSANKAIRLQAVQELAQNHHWHDYQYQTAAQVIDQRTAVGLARTPQVDLRFFLRAPALPDLDDGLSAEDGLRQLLGSLPQSEVDKCVQYFTSLALRESTQSLAAQRGGLWCFGGDGLPYAQSLTSVPSEKVESFCLQALVQHSKVQSHCDHIVANGGLQLLQRVYQLRRDSLKIQRNIVRIIGNLALNESIHQAIAQSGWVSVLAEMIQSPHVMQASHAARALANLDREAVEEKYPDGVYILHPQTRGNQPIKADVLFIHGILGAAFKTWRQKDRVMSEEARGAESTDDYTECWPKSWLAADCPNLRVLSVEYDSHLSDWMAKCPAENQRKSLAYRSRELLKKLKLAGVGERPVVWVAHSMGGLLVKKMLLDAAEDPDMHGLLENTKGIMFYSVPHHGTFMAEYSVNVRYLLFPSIEVRELCKDSPALRNLNENFLNMAKEKEIKVLSFAETLPTNIGPMIKILVVPTQSANLGIGELIEVDVDHLNICKPEKKDSFLYKRSLQFIQEALQNYISH; this is translated from the exons ATGTCTGTTGCGGCCCTACGTTTGATCCGCTGTCGGAGGCTAAGCACAGCTGGGCCGCCTGGAGTGAAAAAGGTGCTTCAGTGGAAAGATTTAA GGAAGTTTGCTAAAGTAATTGGTGCAGTTGTCTTGGG GGGCTGTCTTTTTATCACTTATGAAGTGGAGGCCTTGGACAAGGCTGTGACCATTGACACTCGTGCAATTCTTAAGGAGAAGTACAAGTCTTACATCTATCTGAAAGCCACTCCCTCAGATGAGAAGGAAAACCTTGCTGCAG ggctcacacacaaagcaaggaGGGAACTTCATAAAGCAGCAAGGCGGTTTCTGGAAGTATCTTCCAAGATTTTGCTGCAATCACTAGATG AGCACTTTAGCCATGTCGATGCGGACCCACATGAGGTGGCATTATGGGTCTTACTAAAGAGGACACAGTCAGCCAATAAAGCCATCAGACTACAGGCTGTGCAGGAGCTTGCACAAAATCACCACTGGCATG ACTACCAGTACCAGACAGCTGCCCAGGTTATAGACCAGCGAACAGCAGTGGGCCTCGCCCGGACTCCTCAGGTAGACCTTCGATTCTTCCTGCGCGCACCTGCACTGCCTGACCTGGACGAT GGTTTGTCAGCAGAGGATGGACTGAGGCAGCTGCTGGGGTCTCTGCCTCAGTCTGAGGTGGACAAATGTGTTCAGTACTTCACATCACTGGCCCTCAGAGAGAGCACCCAGTCCTTGGCAGCACAACGG GGTGGTCTGTGGTGTTTTGGTGGTGATGGGCTACCTTACGCCCAGAGCCTCACTTCTGTTCCCTCTGAGAAGGTGGAATCCTTCTGCCTACAGGCACTGGTACAGCACTCAAAG GTCCAGAGCCATTGTGACCACATAGTTGCCAACGGggggctgcagctcctccagaggGTTTATCAGCTCCGCAGAGACTCCCTGAAGATTCAGAGGAACATTGTTCGTATCATAGGAAATTTGGCACTCAATGAGAGCATTCACCAGGCCATAGCCCAGTCTG GCTGGGTATCTGTCCTGGCTGAGATGATTCAGTCTCCTCATGTCATGCAGGCGTCTCATGCAGCCCGTGCTCTAGCCAACCTGGACAGGGAGGCAGTGGAAGAGAAATACCCAGACGGCGTCTATATCCTCCACCCACAAACACGTGGCAA CCAGCCAATCAAGGCAGACGTACTCTTCATCCATGGGATTCTTGGGGCTGCTTTTAAAACGTGGAGACAGAAGGACCGGGTGATGTCAGAGGAAGCAAGGGGGGCAGAAAGCACAGACGACTACACAGAGTGCTGGCCAAAG TCATGGTTGGCTGCTGACTGTCCAAATCTGAGAGTGCTATCAGTGGAGTATGACAGTCACCTCAGTGATTGGATGGCCAAGTGTCCTGCTGAGAATCAGAG GAAATCCTTGGCCTACAGAAGTCGAGAGCTGCTAAAGAAGTTAAAGCTGGCAGGAGTTGGAGAGAGGCCTGTGGTCTGGGTAGCCCACAGTATGGGAG GATTGCTTGTGAAGAAAATGCTGCTGGATGCCGCAGAGGACCCAGATATGCATGGACTGTTAGAGAACACCAAGGGCATTATGTTCTATAGTGTTCCTCACCATGGCACCTTTATGGCAGAGTACTCTGTCAATGTCAGAtatctcctctttccctctatAGAAGTCAGAGAACTTTGTAAAG ACTCACCAGCACTGCGAAACCTGAATGAGAACTTTCTGAACATGGCcaaagaaaaggaaatcaaGGTGCTGAGCTTTGCAGAGACACTGCCAACTAACATTGGTCCCATGATCAAGATACTGGTGGTACCAACACAGTCAGCAA ATCTTGGCATCGGGGAGCTCATTGAGGTGGATGTAGATCATCTCAACATCTGCAAGCCAGAGAAGAAGGACTCATTTCTTTACAAGCGCAGTCTCCAGTTCATCCAGGAAGCACTGCAGAACTACATCAgtcactga
- the gtf2h5 gene encoding general transcription factor IIH subunit 5: MVNVHKGVLVECDPAMKQFLLYLDEKMALGKKFILKDLDDTHLFILAEVVHTLQERVGELMDQNSFPITQK, encoded by the exons ATGGTCAACGTACACAAAGGTGTCCTTGTTGAATG TGATCCTGCCATGAAACAGTTCCTTCTCTATCTGGATGAAAAAATGGCTCTGGGAAAGAAGTTCATCCTCAAGGACCTTGATGACACACACCTCTTCATCCTGGCAGAGGTGGTTCACACTCTGCAGGAGAGAGTTGGCGAGCTAATGGACCAGAATTCATTCCCAATTACGCAGAAATAA